The proteins below are encoded in one region of Sphingobacterium sp. R2:
- a CDS encoding phytase: MTNLKTLLTLTLGASTLLQMACKNGQTNSVESIKPVIVTDAVRYDSDDPAIWINKSDPSKSLIIATDKDADGALFVYDLQGKTVKEKVVSNLKRPNNVDVAYGLVLGGKPVDIAVTTERMTHKLRIFSLPDMKPIDQGGLDMFVGETEPEFRDLMGIALYTSPKGEIYAIVGRKNGPKEGYLGQYLLEDNGSGSVKATLVRKFGSFSGKKEIEAIAVDNELGYIYYSDEQVGVKQYYADPAKGNQQLALFATAGFKEDHEGISIYKVTDSTGYILVSDQGANRFQVFSREGTKSNPFEHKYLKTVPVMATQSDGSETTSFNLNDTFKHGLFVVMSDDKTFHYYRWEDIAGADLKKK; the protein is encoded by the coding sequence ATGACAAATTTAAAAACACTACTAACACTAACTTTGGGAGCATCAACCCTGCTTCAAATGGCATGCAAAAATGGCCAAACAAATAGCGTAGAATCAATCAAACCCGTTATTGTGACCGATGCTGTACGTTATGATTCGGATGATCCTGCAATTTGGATCAACAAGAGCGATCCGAGCAAGAGTCTGATTATAGCAACGGATAAAGATGCCGATGGAGCTTTATTCGTGTACGATCTACAGGGTAAAACGGTCAAAGAAAAAGTAGTTTCGAATTTAAAACGACCAAACAATGTTGATGTAGCCTACGGTTTGGTATTGGGGGGGAAACCTGTTGATATCGCTGTCACAACAGAGCGTATGACCCATAAATTGCGTATTTTTTCACTACCTGACATGAAGCCGATCGATCAAGGTGGATTAGATATGTTTGTTGGTGAAACTGAGCCTGAATTCAGAGATCTAATGGGGATTGCCCTATATACTTCTCCAAAAGGAGAGATCTATGCTATTGTTGGGCGAAAAAATGGACCAAAAGAAGGCTATTTGGGTCAATATTTATTGGAGGATAATGGTTCTGGTTCGGTAAAAGCTACACTGGTTCGCAAATTTGGTTCATTTAGTGGAAAGAAAGAGATCGAGGCGATAGCGGTGGACAATGAGCTTGGGTATATATACTATTCTGATGAACAGGTTGGCGTAAAACAATACTATGCGGATCCAGCAAAGGGCAACCAACAGTTGGCATTGTTTGCTACGGCAGGTTTTAAAGAAGATCATGAAGGTATTTCGATTTATAAAGTGACCGACAGCACTGGATATATCTTGGTATCGGACCAGGGTGCAAATCGTTTTCAGGTTTTTAGTCGGGAAGGAACCAAAAGCAATCCTTTCGAACATAAATATCTGAAGACTGTGCCAGTTATGGCAACACAAAGTGATGGTTCAGAAACTACCTCTTTTAATTTAAATGACACCTTCAAACATGGCTTGTTTGTTGTTATGAGTGACGATAAAACATTCCATTATTATCGATGGGAAGATATTGCCGGAGCCGATCTGAAGAAGAAATAG
- a CDS encoding Lrp/AsnC ligand binding domain-containing protein has translation MNSIDEFDRQILKYLEQDGRMAYSAIATAMGVSNTMIHQRIIRLTEQGILAGIKPVLNEKKLGYDWGAFTGLSLEKDHDSSRIIEELKKIPEVTECYYITGNYTLYVKIIAKNHEHMRQLLYEKIDSIPGIAKTDSIIELGCAFKRNMIF, from the coding sequence ATGAATAGTATTGATGAATTCGACCGCCAGATTTTGAAATATTTAGAACAAGATGGACGAATGGCCTACTCTGCGATAGCGACTGCTATGGGAGTTTCCAATACCATGATTCATCAACGAATCATCCGCTTGACGGAGCAAGGAATACTGGCCGGTATAAAGCCTGTATTAAATGAAAAAAAGCTAGGCTATGATTGGGGTGCTTTTACAGGGTTAAGTTTAGAAAAAGACCATGATTCGAGCCGAATTATTGAAGAACTTAAGAAAATACCAGAAGTTACAGAATGCTATTACATTACGGGCAATTACACGCTATATGTAAAAATTATTGCTAAGAACCACGAACATATGCGACAATTGCTGTATGAAAAAATTGACAGCATTCCTGGGATTGCAAAAACGGATTCGATCATTGAATTAGGCTGTGCTTTCAAACGTAATATGATATTTTAA
- a CDS encoding TonB-dependent receptor, which yields MKNFLTVLLASSISVSAAYATKIKGKVLDGQTGEAIAGATVFLEQRGLSTKTQLDGSFEFKGLSAGVDRVHIKHMAYAELIKEIEIQKENTPHFIFQLTSTEQTLMEVTIKGRRNGGDDDPSARRLEKNASQIMNVVSARAIEISPDITVANVVQRVSGVSIERNSNGEGQYAILRGMDKRYNTTLVNGVKVPSPDNKYRYVPLDLFPSDMLERLEVYKSLTPNMEADAVGGVVNMVMKSAPTKLLLQANLATGYSQRYFKHDFGSFSTGGTSAKSPYEQHGKNYNATAADFNRGALDYTYKKPLPDLVGNLTIGNRYLDDKLGFILGASYQNLHRGSRSIFYKSAVVGVNPNAVITEQSDRQYDEQQQRLGLHNKIDYRFNPNHRISFYQMYVNLNNMQLRDAVNTVYNGQYDPSIGKAELTYVTRSRKTQQQIYNGTLQGDHHFLDNRLNVRWSGVLSSARNQLPQNTMISLDGVEENFQRKRTSLVNKSPVTYRWERNTDNDHAGYWDVAYKVPMENSKLELSTGGLYRDKQRSSFYNNYNLSTASAEEAKYKYGVDFQRYTDLNLTVTNPTGAVANPLTYDAGEKTTAVYGMFNYENDKWQMIGGIRMEHSNQHYKLLFPAGEKRPEGSQMYTEWLPSLTMKYHLDEKQQLHAAYYRALNRPGFYEIVPSSVVNEEFLEKGNPDLKHALADNFDLRYELFPEASSQFLVGMFYKKIKNPIEYTFQPDELRKQDVYYTPGNFGNANNFGLEVDYIKYIQKFGVKANYTYTHSRITTAKMSRRINETTQDTEAIIVDQTRPLYGQAAHVANLSLLYKDANNGWEGQLAGSYTGSRINTVSQFLNDDLWQKGFVQLDASIEKKFKAGWAIFAKANNILNTAMELYVKGTNPENEKIAEKLIEGGNTLIRKDLYGQNYILGLRYSFSK from the coding sequence ATGAAAAACTTTTTAACGGTATTACTTGCCTCCAGTATTTCGGTCAGCGCTGCTTATGCGACCAAAATCAAAGGTAAGGTATTGGATGGTCAAACTGGTGAAGCTATTGCCGGTGCAACAGTGTTCTTGGAACAGCGTGGGCTATCGACCAAAACACAATTGGATGGTTCGTTTGAATTCAAAGGATTATCTGCGGGTGTGGATAGGGTTCATATCAAGCATATGGCCTATGCCGAACTAATTAAAGAAATCGAAATTCAAAAAGAAAATACACCTCATTTTATTTTTCAGCTGACGTCTACCGAACAGACATTAATGGAGGTAACCATAAAAGGACGTCGGAATGGGGGGGATGATGATCCTAGTGCAAGGCGTTTGGAAAAGAATGCGTCACAAATTATGAATGTTGTTTCGGCGCGCGCAATAGAGATTTCTCCCGATATCACCGTTGCAAATGTTGTACAGCGTGTTTCGGGTGTATCCATAGAAAGAAATTCGAATGGCGAGGGACAATATGCTATTCTAAGGGGGATGGATAAACGTTACAATACCACTTTGGTGAATGGTGTAAAGGTCCCAAGTCCAGATAATAAATACCGTTATGTGCCTTTGGATTTATTTCCTTCAGATATGTTGGAACGCTTAGAAGTCTACAAGTCGCTAACACCAAATATGGAAGCCGATGCGGTGGGTGGGGTTGTCAATATGGTTATGAAATCGGCGCCGACTAAATTATTGTTACAAGCAAATTTGGCAACAGGCTACAGCCAACGTTATTTTAAGCATGATTTTGGAAGTTTTTCAACAGGCGGAACCTCGGCAAAATCGCCCTATGAACAGCATGGAAAGAATTACAATGCAACCGCTGCTGATTTTAATAGGGGGGCATTGGATTATACCTATAAAAAGCCCCTTCCAGACCTTGTCGGCAATTTGACAATAGGCAATCGGTATTTGGATGATAAATTGGGCTTTATTTTGGGTGCAAGTTATCAAAATTTACATCGAGGTAGTCGTTCTATTTTCTACAAATCGGCTGTCGTTGGCGTAAATCCAAATGCGGTAATTACTGAGCAGAGTGATCGACAATATGATGAACAGCAACAACGCTTAGGTTTGCATAACAAGATCGACTATCGATTTAATCCAAATCATCGGATTAGCTTTTATCAAATGTATGTGAATTTAAATAACATGCAATTGCGTGATGCTGTAAATACGGTATACAATGGCCAGTATGATCCGAGTATTGGTAAAGCCGAGCTGACCTATGTGACAAGAAGCCGAAAAACACAGCAACAGATCTACAATGGTACGCTACAAGGGGATCATCATTTTTTAGATAATCGTCTGAATGTCCGTTGGTCAGGTGTGCTTTCTTCAGCGCGCAATCAATTGCCACAAAATACGATGATCAGTTTGGATGGCGTAGAAGAAAATTTTCAACGTAAACGGACTTCGCTCGTGAATAAGTCTCCTGTAACCTATCGTTGGGAGCGGAATACCGATAATGATCATGCAGGCTATTGGGATGTAGCTTATAAAGTTCCAATGGAAAACAGTAAGCTGGAGCTATCGACCGGAGGTTTGTATCGTGATAAACAGCGTAGTAGTTTTTACAATAACTACAACTTATCAACAGCTTCGGCAGAAGAGGCAAAGTATAAATACGGCGTGGATTTTCAGCGCTATACCGATCTCAATTTGACTGTTACCAATCCTACTGGAGCTGTCGCAAATCCATTAACTTACGACGCCGGTGAAAAAACCACAGCAGTGTATGGCATGTTTAATTATGAGAATGACAAATGGCAGATGATCGGTGGGATCCGGATGGAGCATAGCAATCAGCATTATAAATTATTGTTTCCGGCTGGAGAAAAAAGACCGGAAGGATCACAAATGTATACAGAGTGGCTGCCAAGTTTGACCATGAAATATCATTTGGACGAAAAACAACAGCTTCATGCGGCCTATTATCGTGCGTTAAACCGACCTGGATTTTATGAAATTGTACCCTCAAGTGTGGTTAACGAAGAGTTTTTAGAAAAAGGAAACCCAGATTTAAAACATGCCTTAGCAGATAACTTCGATTTAAGGTATGAATTATTCCCTGAAGCTTCCTCTCAATTTCTTGTAGGTATGTTTTACAAGAAAATCAAAAATCCAATTGAATATACCTTTCAACCGGATGAGCTTCGTAAGCAGGATGTATACTACACCCCCGGTAATTTTGGTAACGCCAACAACTTTGGTCTTGAGGTTGATTATATCAAGTATATCCAGAAATTTGGTGTTAAGGCCAATTATACCTATACCCATTCACGTATAACAACCGCTAAGATGTCACGTCGAATCAATGAGACCACACAGGATACTGAAGCGATTATCGTGGATCAAACGAGACCGCTATATGGGCAAGCTGCACATGTGGCCAATCTATCGCTACTTTACAAAGATGCCAATAATGGCTGGGAAGGACAGCTAGCTGGATCTTATACCGGCTCACGCATCAATACAGTGTCGCAATTTTTGAACGATGATTTATGGCAAAAAGGATTTGTTCAGTTAGATGCTTCTATTGAGAAGAAATTTAAAGCTGGTTGGGCCATTTTTGCCAAAGCCAACAACATCTTGAATACAGCAATGGAATTATATGTGAAAGGAACAAATCCCGAAAATGAGAAGATTGCTGAAAAGCTTATTGAAGGCGGAAATACGTTGATTAGAAAGGATTTGTATGGACAGAACTATATCCTTGGTTTACGTTATTCGTTTAGTAAATAA
- the rocD gene encoding ornithine--oxo-acid transaminase produces MSTVVKHGKGDLFIAKEEKYGAHNYHPLPVVLERAEGVLVWDVDGRAYFDFLSAYSAVNQGHCHPRIIHALKEQAEQLTLTSRAFYNNKLGDFEEMLCQLFGFDKALVMNSGVEAVETAMKLCRKWAYQVKGIVPNQAKIVFAKDNFHGRTISVISASNDNTATHEFGPFLEGIVLVPYNDVDALEQLFKADKNIAGFIVEPIQGEAGIVVPDEDYLKRVRKLCTAYNVLFIADEIQTGIARTGSMLASYNIEDEHSDSKPDVLILGKALSGGVFPVSAVLANDSIMLCIKPGEHGSTYGGNPLACAVAMEALNVVRDENLTQRAFKMGTLFLDGLRRIAAKCTLITEVRGKGLLTAIVIDADEESDLAWNICLKFKENGLLAKPTHGNKIRLAPPLVITKEQVETCLEIIERSLTNFK; encoded by the coding sequence ATGAGTACAGTTGTTAAACACGGTAAGGGCGATTTATTCATTGCCAAAGAAGAAAAATACGGAGCGCACAATTATCATCCTCTTCCAGTCGTATTGGAGCGCGCTGAAGGCGTCTTGGTGTGGGATGTGGATGGAAGGGCCTATTTTGATTTCCTTTCCGCATATTCTGCAGTCAATCAGGGACACTGTCATCCAAGAATAATTCATGCCTTAAAAGAACAGGCTGAGCAATTGACACTCACTTCCAGAGCATTCTATAATAATAAATTGGGTGATTTTGAGGAAATGCTCTGTCAACTATTCGGATTCGATAAGGCATTAGTGATGAATTCGGGAGTAGAAGCGGTAGAAACAGCAATGAAGCTTTGCCGTAAATGGGCTTACCAAGTAAAAGGTATAGTACCTAATCAAGCGAAAATTGTCTTTGCCAAGGATAATTTTCATGGCAGGACAATCTCTGTTATATCCGCATCGAATGATAATACAGCAACACATGAATTTGGCCCCTTTTTAGAAGGCATAGTACTCGTTCCGTATAACGATGTTGATGCGCTAGAACAGTTATTTAAAGCAGATAAAAATATTGCCGGTTTTATTGTTGAGCCGATTCAGGGCGAAGCGGGTATTGTCGTTCCGGATGAGGATTATCTAAAGCGAGTTAGAAAATTATGTACAGCATACAACGTCTTGTTTATTGCAGACGAAATTCAAACGGGTATTGCTCGGACAGGAAGTATGTTGGCGTCCTATAATATTGAAGATGAGCATAGCGATAGTAAACCAGATGTTTTGATTTTGGGCAAAGCTTTATCTGGCGGTGTATTTCCGGTATCGGCAGTGTTGGCAAATGATTCCATTATGTTGTGTATTAAACCGGGCGAACATGGTTCTACCTATGGCGGGAATCCATTAGCCTGTGCAGTAGCTATGGAAGCGCTAAATGTTGTGCGGGATGAAAATTTGACGCAACGGGCGTTTAAGATGGGGACATTGTTTTTGGATGGATTGCGTCGGATTGCTGCCAAGTGTACGTTAATTACAGAAGTGCGCGGGAAGGGGCTCTTGACAGCCATTGTAATTGATGCGGATGAAGAAAGTGATTTGGCCTGGAATATCTGTCTCAAATTTAAAGAAAATGGACTTTTAGCGAAGCCTACACATGGTAACAAAATTCGGTTGGCTCCGCCTTTGGTTATTACAAAAGAGCAGGTGGAGACTTGCCTAGAAATCATTGAGCGATCGTTGACTAATTTTAAATAG
- a CDS encoding right-handed parallel beta-helix repeat-containing protein, which produces MKNKCILSFLAFFIVVLSACEKANIDVDTSDADGSAIGEVSGVWSKGSVQHIKGDIIIPEGKSLTIEEGVTVLMDSVNKPEIVVLGNLYALGTAENPVKFTVENGYKTKTNEFGKLWGGILAAPSCQELVLDNTVIEYGGAITSDASTSVKMGLYKKVSGEALPALWFSNPDGKLVVQNSTVSHFHEDCTYIEGGKIIFANNRFFSNGVTGGEAMNFKSGCLADVAYNLVYSVNTNALKLSNSGDRTPQAYIIIYNNTMLNTGWRRPTAKGGSIWLEASVRAEIYNNLFANTRFGVKRDPKKPEDSRSVSGNNWYYGYGQLTVNQFQVGKNDIVGGSNDVRGKVAGENNPKFVSYPLETSVDNYVFDSTWDFHLQGNSPALKAGTLAFKPHFTSGLVMSNGLTYNSPQPAAYVGALGSKF; this is translated from the coding sequence ATGAAAAATAAATGTATTTTATCGTTTCTAGCGTTTTTTATCGTGGTGCTAAGTGCCTGTGAAAAAGCAAATATTGATGTTGATACTTCTGATGCTGATGGAAGTGCTATAGGTGAGGTCTCCGGTGTGTGGAGCAAAGGGAGTGTGCAGCATATCAAGGGAGATATTATTATTCCCGAAGGCAAGAGCCTGACGATTGAGGAAGGTGTAACCGTATTGATGGATTCTGTCAATAAGCCTGAAATTGTTGTTTTGGGTAATTTGTATGCACTCGGTACAGCCGAAAATCCTGTGAAGTTTACGGTTGAAAATGGATATAAGACAAAGACGAATGAATTTGGCAAGTTATGGGGCGGAATTTTAGCCGCTCCAAGCTGCCAGGAACTTGTTTTGGACAATACCGTCATTGAATATGGCGGTGCAATTACATCGGATGCGTCGACTTCTGTAAAAATGGGCTTGTATAAAAAAGTTTCTGGTGAGGCTTTGCCAGCTTTGTGGTTCTCAAATCCAGACGGAAAGCTAGTGGTTCAAAATAGTACTGTAAGTCATTTTCACGAGGATTGTACGTATATTGAAGGTGGAAAAATCATTTTCGCTAACAATCGTTTCTTTTCTAATGGGGTGACAGGTGGAGAAGCGATGAATTTCAAATCCGGATGTCTTGCCGATGTTGCTTATAACCTCGTGTATAGTGTAAATACCAATGCATTAAAACTATCCAACTCGGGAGACCGTACGCCGCAGGCTTATATTATTATTTATAATAATACCATGCTCAATACAGGGTGGCGCAGACCTACAGCCAAAGGAGGCTCCATATGGCTAGAAGCTTCTGTCAGAGCGGAAATTTATAATAATCTTTTTGCCAATACACGGTTTGGAGTCAAGCGGGATCCTAAAAAACCAGAAGATAGCCGTTCTGTGTCAGGTAATAATTGGTATTATGGCTACGGTCAATTGACTGTAAATCAGTTTCAGGTCGGTAAAAATGATATTGTAGGCGGTAGTAACGATGTTAGAGGTAAAGTGGCAGGGGAGAATAATCCTAAATTTGTTTCTTATCCGTTAGAAACATCGGTTGACAATTACGTATTTGATTCAACCTGGGATTTTCATCTTCAGGGGAATTCACCGGCATTAAAGGCCGGTACTTTGGCTTTTAAACCCCATTTTACGAGCGGCCTGGTGATGTCAAACGGGCTAACATATAATTCTCCTCAGCCTGCAGCGTATGTTGGGGCATTGGGTTCCAAATTCTAA
- a CDS encoding tetratricopeptide repeat protein, translating to MRISDKIVLFLLCFIQLFLWHPGTAQVESFKDIRGLSQNHPDSAIMLVKKRYAKAVTDKDLLLQGNCLQAIGWLCVNQGHYGQAQDYYFQADRIYTQLNSKQHLASNWSDIGELNIFNKQHDVAKVYFNKALHTFRTEGDKNGAAGILGNIGHLFEKEANYDSAFFYQHLALSIYSSVGNKNGEAKIHENLGSIYEDLARYDSAFFHFEKASTLYTETKDNYGKIVVINNMGDIFRKTNKYPESIKLTRLAYQMAENLGDVYQMAATTKDLSRTYALRGQMDSAYFYAEKSRKLVLELYSVDGARHTAFFQALYDINQKAEEIEKLQVTKRINLIMLWGTIVVLILLIVLSYVLHSRQKIKIKNQIAESRKQEAERELTEIALKNQLLEDKQLKQELSLKQKELTSHTLNLIRNNQFLEELRDELKGMVKDERRDQKRQMQKLVLQINENITQGIHWKEFMGTFEKVHHSFFEKLIQRFPDLTAADMRLIALLKINLNNIDIAVLLGISQDSLRVARHRLRKKLRLEQGEDLAGYLIGIS from the coding sequence ATGAGGATTTCTGATAAAATTGTTTTGTTTCTACTTTGTTTTATACAGCTTTTTTTGTGGCACCCGGGTACTGCGCAGGTTGAATCCTTTAAGGATATTAGAGGATTAAGTCAAAACCATCCTGATTCTGCAATTATGCTCGTCAAAAAACGTTATGCAAAAGCTGTTACGGATAAAGACTTATTGTTACAAGGCAATTGTTTACAGGCGATTGGATGGTTATGTGTTAATCAGGGACATTATGGACAGGCGCAGGACTACTATTTTCAAGCCGATCGAATCTACACGCAATTAAATTCAAAACAGCATCTTGCTTCGAATTGGAGTGATATCGGGGAGCTCAATATTTTCAACAAACAACATGATGTAGCGAAAGTTTATTTTAACAAAGCACTACATACTTTTCGAACAGAAGGGGATAAAAATGGAGCGGCAGGCATATTAGGGAATATAGGTCATTTATTTGAAAAGGAAGCGAACTACGACTCCGCCTTTTTCTACCAGCATCTTGCTTTGTCCATTTATAGCAGTGTGGGTAATAAAAATGGAGAAGCCAAGATCCATGAAAATCTGGGCAGTATTTATGAAGATCTTGCCAGGTATGACAGCGCTTTTTTTCATTTTGAAAAAGCAAGTACCCTCTATACGGAAACAAAAGACAATTATGGAAAAATTGTGGTCATCAATAATATGGGCGATATTTTTAGAAAGACCAATAAATATCCAGAAAGTATCAAACTGACACGATTGGCTTATCAGATGGCGGAAAATTTGGGTGATGTGTATCAAATGGCTGCTACGACAAAAGATTTGAGTAGGACCTACGCCTTGCGTGGCCAAATGGATAGCGCATATTTTTATGCCGAAAAGAGCCGGAAGTTGGTGCTTGAACTATATAGCGTAGATGGTGCTCGACATACCGCTTTTTTTCAGGCGCTCTACGATATAAATCAAAAAGCTGAGGAGATTGAAAAATTGCAGGTAACAAAAAGAATCAACTTAATCATGCTGTGGGGAACAATCGTGGTTCTAATTTTGTTAATTGTATTATCTTATGTATTGCATAGCCGCCAGAAAATTAAGATCAAAAATCAGATCGCCGAATCCCGAAAACAGGAAGCTGAACGCGAGTTGACCGAAATTGCACTTAAAAACCAGTTGCTTGAAGATAAACAGCTCAAGCAAGAACTGTCGCTCAAGCAAAAGGAATTGACATCCCATACCTTAAATTTAATCCGTAATAATCAATTTTTGGAAGAACTTCGTGATGAATTAAAAGGAATGGTTAAGGACGAACGCCGGGATCAAAAACGACAAATGCAGAAGTTGGTGTTGCAAATCAATGAAAATATTACGCAGGGCATCCATTGGAAAGAGTTTATGGGAACTTTCGAAAAGGTGCATCACAGCTTTTTTGAAAAACTTATTCAACGATTTCCAGATTTGACGGCAGCGGATATGCGGTTAATCGCATTGCTTAAAATAAATTTGAATAATATCGATATTGCCGTCTTGTTGGGCATATCACAAGATAGCCTTCGTGTTGCCAGACATCGATTGCGAAAAAAATTAAGACTGGAACAAGGGGAGGACCTCGCGGGCTATCTTATTGGGATTTCATAA
- a CDS encoding arginase, with translation MERMIELIKNRSDIGAGTRGSDLGIDAIEIAAINKGSQYFINYPFVDVPTRNSSIYQNDHHPFAKHIQQIYEQCKQVASTVEDSLSCGNFPLVFSGDHSSAMGTISGIKSAYPDKQLGVVWVDAHADIHSPYTTPSGNMHGMPLAAMLNEDNLPCKINEIDESTQEFWNKLKRIAGPVGKIQSSHLIYFGVRDTEEPEDLLIERLGIKNYRVEDTRQRGITDCVAEALEILEACDMVYISFDVDSMDSELISDGTGTPVPKGFLPREIVLILEEIIRSGKVICFEIVEVNPLLDNKGNKMAEVAFDILERITPLIELKSGN, from the coding sequence ATGGAGAGAATGATTGAATTGATCAAAAACAGGTCGGATATCGGAGCAGGGACTAGGGGGTCAGATCTGGGCATCGACGCCATCGAGATAGCTGCAATTAATAAAGGAAGTCAGTATTTCATTAACTATCCATTTGTTGATGTGCCCACTCGAAATAGCTCCATTTATCAAAATGATCATCATCCTTTTGCAAAACATATTCAGCAGATTTATGAACAATGCAAACAAGTAGCTTCCACCGTCGAAGATAGCTTATCTTGCGGCAATTTTCCATTGGTGTTTTCAGGGGATCATTCCTCTGCAATGGGGACCATTAGTGGTATAAAGTCCGCTTATCCTGATAAACAACTTGGCGTGGTCTGGGTAGATGCCCATGCCGATATTCATTCTCCCTATACAACACCCTCAGGCAATATGCATGGAATGCCTTTAGCGGCGATGTTGAATGAGGATAATTTGCCATGCAAAATCAATGAAATAGACGAATCGACACAAGAATTTTGGAATAAATTAAAACGAATAGCTGGCCCGGTAGGTAAAATACAGTCCAGTCATTTAATTTATTTTGGTGTGAGGGATACGGAAGAACCGGAAGATCTGCTCATTGAACGACTTGGCATTAAGAACTATCGTGTGGAAGATACGAGACAGCGGGGAATAACCGACTGTGTGGCTGAAGCATTGGAAATCCTGGAAGCATGTGATATGGTATATATCTCTTTTGATGTGGATAGTATGGATAGTGAATTGATCTCGGATGGCACGGGAACACCAGTACCTAAGGGGTTTTTGCCAAGGGAGATTGTGTTGATTTTAGAAGAGATCATCCGATCTGGAAAGGTGATTTGTTTTGAAATTGTTGAAGTTAATCCGTTATTGGACAACAAAGGTAATAAAATGGCAGAGGTGGCATTTGATATATTAGAACGGATCACGCCGCTCATTGAATTGAAATCGGGTAATTAA